CGGATTTTTGCAGCATTTGGAGCAAAGTTGATGCGAACATTCTTTTAAGAAGCGATCGTTTTCTTCTTGAAGTTCTGCGATGACGCGAGCATAAAGCTCTTCCGAAGTTTCCTCGGCAAGAGATGCGCGATGGCGAATACTCGTGGTCGGCTTTTCAACGGCATCTGGAGAAGATTTTTTCTTCGAAGTGCGATCTTCTTGATCCACTTCTTCGGAGAAGAACGGCGTTTTCATCAATTTGACATTGCCGCGCAAAAGAATCGCATCATTCTTTGCAGCATGAGAAGTCGTTTCCGTTTTTTTCCCAGACGACTTTGAGTCAAGCTCACGCTTATCCGATTCTTGCGAATCTTCTATCACATTTTCCACAGGCGGCTCTGGCGCTGGCTTCACTGGCGGCTTCGGCTCAGGATTTACCGACGTTTGGGCAGTCTGTTTGGGTGGTTTTGATGGATTGACATTCGCTTTTCCTGAAGAACCTTTCTTCGGAGTGGAAGCGTTTCCATTCTTTGTCTTATTTTTCGTCGGAGTTACCTTTACCGCAGGCTTTGTTTCTTTTGTTCCAGACTTTGCTGTGGCTTTCGCCGGAACTTTCGATGCGGAAGAAGTTTTAGAAGTTGCTTTCGCGACTACTTTGGAACCTGCTTTTGACGCAGATTTTGCGGCAGAAGCCGACTTTTTCACCGCGGGCTTTGCCGCAGTTTTTGCCGGAGCCGCTTTTGTTGCAGGCGTTGACGCCGGTTTTCCCGCTTTTGCAATGGGCTTCGCTGCAGGCTTTTTCGCTGGTGCCGCTTTTTTTGCAGCAGAAGCCTTCGGCGCTGAAGCGCTTTTTTTAGCCGGAGCAGCTTTTACATTCTTTTTTTCTGGTACCGATTTCTTTGTAGACGGTTGTTTTTTTGAGCTCATGTCCCAAATATAGTTATTCTTTCCTTTTTCGTCTCAAACTTCGCCATTTAACTAGCTATATTTGCGGGCAATGGCCAAAATAGAAGATAACATTCGCAATTTTTCAATCATCGCCCACATTGACCACGGCAAATCCACTCTCGCCGACCGTCTTATCGAACTCACAAAGACCGTCGCCGAAAAAGATATGCAAAACCAACTTCTAGACGATATGGATCTAGAACGGGAACGGGGCATTACCATCAAAGCACACGCAATTCGTTTGCTGTATAACCGCGGCGATGAGCAATACATTTTGAATATGATCGATACGCCGGGGCACGTGGACTTTAGCTACGAAGTCAGCCGTTCCTTAGCCGCTTGCGAAGGCGCAATTCTCGTCGTCGATGCGACACAAGGCATCCAAGCGCAGACGCTTTCCAATTTGTACTTGGCGATTGAAAACGATTTGACCATTATTCCGGTTTTAAATAAAGTGGATTTGCCCAGTGCGAATCCCGACCATGTAGCGCAGCTCGTCGGAGATTTGCTCGGTTACGATCCCGAAAAAATTCCCCGCATTTCGGCGAAAACAGGCATTAACGTCGAAGAAGTTCTCGATCGCATCGTCGATGAAATTCCGGCCCCGAAAGGCGATTCCAAAGACAAATTACAAGCGCTCATTTTCGATTCGATGTACGATTCCTATCGCGGCGTGATCAACGACATTCGCATTTTCAACGGAACTCTCCGTCCGGGAATGGAAATTCAGCTGATGACGACTGGAGCGACTTATACCGTAACCGAAGTCGGCACCTTTACGATGAAACGGAATCCGCGCAAAGAACTCACCGCGGGCATGGTCGGCTACGTCCTCGCCAATGTGAAAACGATTAGCGATGTTAAAATCGGCGATACGATTACCGATGCCGATGATCCGGCGAGCGAACCGCTTCCGGGATACAAAGACATTCAGCCGATGATTTATTCGGGAATTTATCCGATTGATCCCGAAGATTATAAAAATCTGCGCGACGCTTTAGAAAAATTAAAATTGAACGATTCCGCACTCCAATGGGAACCGGAAACTTCGGACGCTCTCGGCTTCGGATTCCGCACCGGCTTCCTCGGACTTTTGCACATGGAAATTGTGCAAGAACGTTTGGACCGCGAATTCGGCGTGAACATTATTACGACCGTGCCGAACGTTGAATATCACGTTTATTTGACCGGCGGCGAAATGCTCAAAGTTTCGAGCCCATCCAAGCTCCCCGACGCTTCGCGTTACGACCGCATCGAAGAGCCTTACGTCAAAGCACAAATTTTTACGCCCAAAGATTTTGTCGGCGCCATTATGAAACTCTGCGAAGAGAAACGCGGCGAATTCGACAATATGGAATACATCGACGAGACGAAAGTCATTCTCAAATACAATTTACCGCTCGCCGAAATTATGTTCGATTTTTACGATCGGTTAAAGTCCATCAGTCGCGGTTACGGCGGACTCGATTACACACCGCTCGGCTATCGTCCGAATAATTTGGTGAAGCTCGACATTCTTTTGAACGGCGATCCGGTGGACGCATTCTCGGTAATCATTCACCGCGAAAAGTCTGCGTCTTACGCCAATGCGATTTGCGTTCGTCTCAAAGATTTAATTCCGCGTCAACAATTCGATGTTGCAATTCAAGGCGCCATCGGCGGAAAAATCATCAGCCGCAGCACGGTCAAAGCGGTTCGCAAAGACGTTCTCGCCAAATGCTACGGCGGCGATATTACCCGCAAACGCAAATTGTTAGAAAAGCAAAAAGAAGGCAAGAAGCGCATGAAGAGCATCGGCTCTGTCGAAGTGCCGCAAAAAGCATTCCTCGCTGTGCTCTCGCTTTCGGACGCCGGAAAATCTTCCGACGACTAATATGTCTGTCGCATCACGAGCCAAAAAACTGCAGCGGGCATCTTCCCGCAAGTGGAATTTTTTCTTCGGGATAATTCTCGCAGCGGTTTTATTCGTGAGCGTCGCATTACGATTTTACGTCATCGAGCCCATCCGCGTCATCGGAAATTCTCTTGACCCAATTGTTCCTGCGGGCTCTTCCATTTGGGTTTGCAAACTTCCTACTTGCACACATAAATTAACCCGCGGCGATATTGTTCTCATCCAATTGCCCGACGGCGAAAAAGTTTTGCGCGAAGTCTTCGGACTTCCGGGCGATTCGATTTTCATTTCTGCCGATGGAAAAATTCAAAGCGCCGAAAATTCTTTTACGTGGGAAGATGAATCCGAAATTATTTCCCCGAGAAATTTTCAAATTCCCCGCCGCGGCGATTCTTTGCAAATCAAAAATTTAAACGATATTTCTTTCGATTACGCCGTTGCGATGTTACAGCGCAAAAAAGGGCTGCGTAAATTTTACACCGAAGCCACGCTCTTCCGCGGAAAAGATTCTTTATCGCTTTCTCGAGTCGGCTCAACAAGCCTTGCTGGGCGTCCCGTCAGCATCCGCGAAATTCACGGATTCCATTGGCAAGAATATTTTTTAATCGGACTCCAAATCAACCGCGAAGATCCGGGAGCCACTCCTGTTCACTTTGAACGAAAAATTTTTAACGCCGAAGATTCGACCGAAATCAGCTCCATTCCCGTTCGCGAAAATTATTACTACGTCATTTGCACCCAAGGCAGCCGCTGCGAAGATTCGCGTCAATTCGGCTACATTTCACAGAAATCAATCCGCGCAAAAATGATTCATTTTCCATAAATCAAAAAAAAATTCAGTTAATTTGTGAGAAAATGACGGATTTTTAAAATTTCTTTCTATATTTGCACCCGAAAATCAACAAGAGGTATTTTCAATGTCTACAGTTATTCGTCTCGCTCGTTTTGGCAAGCGTCACCACTCCGTTTACCGCGCTGTTGTTATCGACAACCGCAAAGCCCGTAACGATAGCTTTATCGAACAGGTCGGCTTCTATGATCCGAACCAGAAGCAGCCGGTGATCACTTTCGATCAAGAAAAGGTGATGAAGTGGCTCAAGACTGGTGCTCAACCGTCTGACACCGTCAAGTCTCTCTTGAAGAAAGTCGGCATCCTCGATCTCTTCCATGAAATCAAGGCAGGCCGTTCTATCGAAGGCAAGAACGCAACTCCGCGTCCGGACAAGGAAAAGAAGGCAAAACTCGGTCCTAAAGCGAAAGCTCGTCTCGAAGCAGAAAAGGCTGCTAAGGAAGCTCCGGCTGCCGCTGAAGAAGCAGCTCCGCAGGCCTAATTTCTTAAACGGTTTCTGCAGAACCCTGTGCTGCACTTTGCACGGGGTTTTCTTTTGAAACATGGAAAACGCAATCGATAAAGATTTGGTCGTCGTCGGACACTTGATGCGCACCCACGGATTCAAGGGTGAAATCAAATGTGCCCCGCAAACTCACGACATTAAACGCTGTCAGAAATTGACAACGGTTTATGCGTTATGCAGCAAAGACACGCTCCCGCTGAAAGTCGAAAATGCACGCATTGCAGGCGATCTTTGGATTCTCAAATTCCAAGGCTACGATTCTCCAGCATCGTTAAAATCGCTCGTCAACGCTGACATTTGCGTTCCCATGTCCGAACGGATTCCGGCTCCCGAAGGCAAATATTACTTTTCTGATTTAGAAGGCTATTCCGTCATCGGAGACGCCGATCAAGAAATCGCAAAAGTACTTTCGGTAGAAGTTCTCCCCAGCGTCAACGCATTCCGTTTTACATACAAAGGAAGCGAGATCCTCGCCCCGTGGATTAAGGAATGCGTCGGTGAAATCAATTCAGAAAAACGCACCGTTAAAATTTCAGAAGTTTTTCTTCAAAAACTTTTTGAGATGAGGGTCGAATGAGAATTGATTGCATCACCATTTTCCCCGAAATGTTTGCTCCGATTTCGCAGTCGATTGTCGGCAGAGCGCAAAAGAACGGACTGTTTTCATTCAATACGGTTTACCTCCGCGATTTTGCGGTGAATGATTATGGTCAAGTTGACGACTCTCCTTACGGCGGCGAACCGGGCATGGTACTCCGACCAGAACCTTTGGCTGCGGCTATTCAAAGCACCCATGTCAAAGAAGACGGCGGCAAAGTCATCTATCTTACCGCAGACGGTGTGCCGTTTTCGCACAAATTAGCCTCCGAACTTTCTCACGAAGAACATTTGGTGCTAGTCTGCGGCCATTACAAGGGAATTGACGAACGCATTCGCGAAAATTACGTCGATCTCGAAATCTCCATCGGTGATTTTGTGGTCAGCGGCGGCGAACTTCCTGCAATGCTTGTAACCGATGCTGTTGTCCGGCTCCTCCCTGGCGCTCTCGGACACAAAGAATCCGGCGAAACAGATTCATTTGCTCAGGGACCTCTCGGCTGGCCCGTCTATACCAGACCCGAGGTTTTTGAAGGAAAATCCGTTCCAGAAGTGCTCCTTTCGGGGCATCATCAGCGGATTTCCGAGTGGAGAAGGGCGGAATCTTTAAAAAGAACGCAAGAAAGACGCCCCGACATCTACGAAAAGTTGCAAATAGATACTAAATTTGGCACACAATAACAGAGGTCACATCTTATGTCCCTTAACATCGAAGCTATTCAGCAAGAAAACAAGAAATCGGATATTCCGGAAATCCGTACCGGCGATACCGTCACGGTCAACGTGAAGGTGATCGAAGGCACCAAGGAACGCATTCAGCCGTTCAAGGGTGTCGTCATCCAGCAGAAGAACACTGGCATTTGCGAAACTGTTACCGTCCGCAAGATGACCGATGGCGTTGCTATCGAACGTATTTTCCCGGTGCACAGCCCGCGTATCGCTTCTTTCGAAGTGAACCGCAAGGGTAAGGTTCGCAAGGCTCGCATTTACTACATGCGCAACCTCGCTGGTAAGGCTGCCCGTATCGAAAAGCGCGAAGCTTAATTTTTCCGGCGGTTTCCCGTGAACCCGGGCGATCCCGAAAAGAAAGCAACAAATTTACCACTTGAGCGGTTTTCCGTTCAAGCGGGTTTTGTTGTTTTTAAAAAAGGCCAAAAAGCTTCTGAAATGGTCTACGTCGAAGAAGGCGAACTCGAAGCCTTTGACGATGAAAAGATGCTTTACAATATCCCGCAAGGATCTTTGATCGGGGTTTCATCGGTAATGGATGGAACTCCTTTTGTGTATTCTGTCCGCGCAGGAAAGCCCGCAGTACTTATCCGCATTGGGCAAAAAGCGATGGAGCAAGTGCTCAAGCAAGTGCCTCCGTGGATGCTTTTGACGATGAAAGTTCTCTCGCAAAAAGCAAAAGACGGAAAGGCTGCATTATCGAAGCCCATTTATGCGAGCGTTCTCGAAAGTTTTGCGTTATTC
The sequence above is drawn from the Hallerella porci genome and encodes:
- the lepA gene encoding translation elongation factor 4 produces the protein MAKIEDNIRNFSIIAHIDHGKSTLADRLIELTKTVAEKDMQNQLLDDMDLERERGITIKAHAIRLLYNRGDEQYILNMIDTPGHVDFSYEVSRSLAACEGAILVVDATQGIQAQTLSNLYLAIENDLTIIPVLNKVDLPSANPDHVAQLVGDLLGYDPEKIPRISAKTGINVEEVLDRIVDEIPAPKGDSKDKLQALIFDSMYDSYRGVINDIRIFNGTLRPGMEIQLMTTGATYTVTEVGTFTMKRNPRKELTAGMVGYVLANVKTISDVKIGDTITDADDPASEPLPGYKDIQPMIYSGIYPIDPEDYKNLRDALEKLKLNDSALQWEPETSDALGFGFRTGFLGLLHMEIVQERLDREFGVNIITTVPNVEYHVYLTGGEMLKVSSPSKLPDASRYDRIEEPYVKAQIFTPKDFVGAIMKLCEEKRGEFDNMEYIDETKVILKYNLPLAEIMFDFYDRLKSISRGYGGLDYTPLGYRPNNLVKLDILLNGDPVDAFSVIIHREKSASYANAICVRLKDLIPRQQFDVAIQGAIGGKIISRSTVKAVRKDVLAKCYGGDITRKRKLLEKQKEGKKRMKSIGSVEVPQKAFLAVLSLSDAGKSSDD
- a CDS encoding S26 family signal peptidase, which translates into the protein MSVASRAKKLQRASSRKWNFFFGIILAAVLFVSVALRFYVIEPIRVIGNSLDPIVPAGSSIWVCKLPTCTHKLTRGDIVLIQLPDGEKVLREVFGLPGDSIFISADGKIQSAENSFTWEDESEIISPRNFQIPRRGDSLQIKNLNDISFDYAVAMLQRKKGLRKFYTEATLFRGKDSLSLSRVGSTSLAGRPVSIREIHGFHWQEYFLIGLQINREDPGATPVHFERKIFNAEDSTEISSIPVRENYYYVICTQGSRCEDSRQFGYISQKSIRAKMIHFP
- the rpsP gene encoding 30S ribosomal protein S16, coding for MSTVIRLARFGKRHHSVYRAVVIDNRKARNDSFIEQVGFYDPNQKQPVITFDQEKVMKWLKTGAQPSDTVKSLLKKVGILDLFHEIKAGRSIEGKNATPRPDKEKKAKLGPKAKARLEAEKAAKEAPAAAEEAAPQA
- the rimM gene encoding ribosome maturation factor RimM (Essential for efficient processing of 16S rRNA), which codes for MENAIDKDLVVVGHLMRTHGFKGEIKCAPQTHDIKRCQKLTTVYALCSKDTLPLKVENARIAGDLWILKFQGYDSPASLKSLVNADICVPMSERIPAPEGKYYFSDLEGYSVIGDADQEIAKVLSVEVLPSVNAFRFTYKGSEILAPWIKECVGEINSEKRTVKISEVFLQKLFEMRVE
- the trmD gene encoding tRNA (guanosine(37)-N1)-methyltransferase TrmD, with translation MRIDCITIFPEMFAPISQSIVGRAQKNGLFSFNTVYLRDFAVNDYGQVDDSPYGGEPGMVLRPEPLAAAIQSTHVKEDGGKVIYLTADGVPFSHKLASELSHEEHLVLVCGHYKGIDERIRENYVDLEISIGDFVVSGGELPAMLVTDAVVRLLPGALGHKESGETDSFAQGPLGWPVYTRPEVFEGKSVPEVLLSGHHQRISEWRRAESLKRTQERRPDIYEKLQIDTKFGTQ
- the rplS gene encoding 50S ribosomal protein L19 — its product is MSLNIEAIQQENKKSDIPEIRTGDTVTVNVKVIEGTKERIQPFKGVVIQQKNTGICETVTVRKMTDGVAIERIFPVHSPRIASFEVNRKGKVRKARIYYMRNLAGKAARIEKREA